GGTTTTATAATTGCAATGATAAGTTTCATAATTATTTCCTCCTATTCAATAACCGTGTATGCATTTTCGTGATGCTGAGTAAGGTCAAGACCCAGATTTTCGTCCTTTTCCGGTACTCTGACTTTTATGACTATGTCAACCAGTTTATATATTATGTAGGTCACCACTAAGCTGTATGCGACTGTTACCAGTACAGCAAGCAATTGAATCAGGAACTGTTTCGGGTTTCCGAAGAAGAGCCCGTTTGCACCGTCCGGGTTTATTGCTTTGGAAGCAAAGAGGCCTGTAGCAAGCGCTCCCCATATTCCACCGATACAGTGAACGCCGAAAACATCCAGGGCATCATCGTACCCGAATTTAGGTTTTATCCACGCCACTGCAATAAAACAGAAAATACTCACACATGCGCCGATTGCAATGGCCGAAAGGGCACTTACAAACCCTGCTGCAGGTGTAATTGCGACAAGACCTGCAACGGCACCTGTTGCAGTGCCAAGCATAGTCGGCTTATCGTTAAATATCCAGTCTATTATAGCCCAGGTCAGACCTGCTGCAGCCGCAGCGGTGTTAGTTACTACAAAGGCGTTTACAGCCAGTCCGTTGGCGGCAAGGGCGCTTCCCGCATTGAATCCGAACCACCCGAACCAGAGAAGTGCTGTGCCGAGAACAGTAAAGGGGAGGTTGTGTGGCAATATAGCTTTACGGTCAAAACCTTTTCGT
The nucleotide sequence above comes from Pseudomonadota bacterium. Encoded proteins:
- a CDS encoding ammonium transporter, producing MLISTALVMLMTPGLAFFYGGMVGRKNVLTILIQCFILLSIISIQWVLYGYSLAFGPGKGFWGGFDWIGLTGVGLEPYKDYSATIPHQLFMVYQMMFAVITPALIIGAFAERMKFSAFVIIMILWATFVYDPVCHWVWGVGGWLREMGALDFAGGTVVHINAGIAALLTAILIKRRKGFDRKAILPHNLPFTVLGTALLWFGWFGFNAGSALAANGLAVNAFVVTNTAAAAAGLTWAIIDWIFNDKPTMLGTATGAVAGLVAITPAAGFVSALSAIAIGACVSIFCFIAVAWIKPKFGYDDALDVFGVHCIGGIWGALATGLFASKAINPDGANGLFFGNPKQFLIQLLAVLVTVAYSLVVTYIIYKLVDIVIKVRVPEKDENLGLDLTQHHENAYTVIE